Proteins encoded within one genomic window of Ursus arctos isolate Adak ecotype North America unplaced genomic scaffold, UrsArc2.0 scaffold_9, whole genome shotgun sequence:
- the GK2 gene encoding glycerol kinase 2, whose product MAAQKKAVVGPLVGAVVQGTNSTRFLVFSSKTADLLSHHQVELTQEFPKEGWVEQDPKEILQSVYECIERTCQKLVELNIDISNIKAIGVSNQRETTVIWDKLTGEPLYNAVVWLDLRTQPTVENLSKKIPGNNNFVKSKTGLPLSTYFSAVKLRWILDNVSQVQKAVEEGRALFGTIDSWLIWSLTGGVNGGVHCTDVTNASRTMLFNIHSLEWDKELCDFFEIPMDILPKVSSSSEIYGVMKAGALEGVPISGCLGDQSAALVGQMCFQEGQAKNTYGTGGFLLCNTGHKCVFSEHGLLTTVAYKLGRDKPACYALEGSVGIAGAVIRWLRDNLGIIQTSEEIETLAKDVGTSYGCYFVPAFSGLYAPYWEPSARGIICGLTQFTSKNHIAFAALESVCFQTREILEAMNRDCGIPLSHLQVDGGMTNNKILMQLQADILHIPVIKASMSETTALGAAMVAGAAEGVGVWSLKPEDLSGIIMERFEPQINATESEIRYATWKKAVMKSMGWVTTQSESSDPTIFSSLPLGFFIVSSMIMLIGARYISGIP is encoded by the coding sequence ATGGCAGCCCAGAAGAAAGCAGTTGTGGGGCCGTTGGTGGGGGCAGTGGTCCAAGGGACTAATTCCACTCGCTTTCTGGTTTTCAGTTCAAAAACAGCGGATCTACTTAGTCACCATCAAGTGGAATTAACACAAGAGTTCCCAAAAGAAGGATGGGTGGAACAAGACCCTAAGGAAATTCTTCAGTCTGTCTATGAGTGTATAGAGAGAACGTGTCAGAAACTTGTTGAACTGAACATTGATATATCCAACATAAAAGCTATTGGTGTCAGCAATCAGAGGGAAACCACTGTAATCTGGGACAAGTTAACTGGAGAGCCGCTCTACAATGCTGTGGtgtggcttgatctcagaacccagCCTACCGTTGAAAATCTTAGTAAAAAAATTCCAGGAAATAATAACTTTGTCAAGTCCAAGACAGGCCTTCCACTTAGCACTTACTTCAGTGCAGTGAAACTTCGTTGGATTCTTGACAATGTGAGTCAAGTTCAAAAGGCTGTTGAAGAGGGAAGAGCTCTTTTTGGTACCATTGATTCATGGCTTATCTGGAGTTTGACAGGAGGAGTTAATGGAGGTGTCCATTGTACAGATGTAACAAATGCAAGCAGGACAATGCTTTTCAACATCCATTCTTTGGAATGGGATAAAGAGCTTTGTGACTTTTTTGAGATTCCAATGGACATTCTTCCAAAGGTATCGAGTTCTTCTGAGATCTATGGCGTAATGAAAGCAGGGGCCTTGGAAGGTGTGCCAATATCTGGGTGCTTGGGGGACCAGTCTGCTGCATTGGTAGGACAAATGTGCTTCCAAGAGGGACAAGCCAAAAACACGTATGGGACAGGCGGTTTCTTACTATGTAATACAGGTCATAAGTGTGTATTTTCTGAACATGGCCTTCTGACCACAGTGGCTTATAAACTAGGCAGAGACAAGCCAGCATGTTATGCATTGGAAGGTTCTGTTGGTATAGCTGGTGCTGTTATTCGCTGGTTAAGAGACAATCTTGGAATTATACAGACCTCAGAAGAAATTGAAACACTTGCTAAAGATGTTGGTACTTCTTACGGCTGCTATTTTGTCCCAGCCTTTTCAGGGTTATATGCACCTTATTGGGAGCCCAGTGCAAGAGGAATAATCTGTGGTCTCACTCAGTTTACCAGTAAAAATCatattgcttttgctgcattagAATCTGTTTGCTTCCAAACCCGAGAGATTTTGGAAGCCATGAACCGTGACTGTGGAATTCCCCTCAGTCATTTGCAAGTAGATGGAGGAATGACCAACAACAAAATTCTTATGCAACTACAAGCAGACATTCTGCATATTCCAGTAATAAAGGCCTCTATGTCTGAAACAACTGCACTGGGAGCTGCCATGGTTGCAGGAGCTGCAGAAGGAGTGGGCGTTTGGAGTCTTAAACCTGAGGATTTGTCAGGCATCATCATGGAACGGTTTGAGCCACAGATCAACGCGACAGAAAGTGAAATTCGTTATGCTACATGGAAGAAAGCTGTGATGAAGTCAATGGGTTGGGTTACAACTCAGTCTGAAAGTAGTGATCCTACTATCTTCTCTAGTCTGCCCTTGGGTTTTTTTATAGTGAGTAGCATGATAATGTTAATTGGAGCAAGATACATCTCAGGTATACCATAA